A stretch of the Zeugodacus cucurbitae isolate PBARC_wt_2022May chromosome 6, idZeuCucr1.2, whole genome shotgun sequence genome encodes the following:
- the LOC105210990 gene encoding uncharacterized protein LOC105210990 has translation MEGVANEVAASTESRMPAIKSDVVKDVYLVTKDTFIGEHKVQRDNNDSMTEFNATRDEIRAVQLDALPDEILEFILTYLPPYRDLESCRLVCKRWNSVVKNLIRRSKLNLHKGLIDYRLRWEIFSQQTAANVAECKNVTTNLATPPSPPPVIAGRFSHSAVRHGNSMYVFGGGSSSDTTFNDLWRFDLSEMSWERPLSMGSYPSPKGSASIVCWGDQLVLFGGWRYPSLHPPYQPWCLFDELHFYDLNSNRWTLRITLPSPPPMAGHSASVHGDRMVIFGGYQIADGVNSNSNETWCLNLKELKWWQPRFMGNTKPPPRYGQFQLVLDEHHLLIVGGCGGPNSVYSDAWLLDMSQDLWSWHAIPIRNKKYGATHMWCNPACKIGSKLVVLGPTPNMPQDFQMMKQMRVPVRLYRRPGGAQADDGIGAAAAEMPAPRYGAVQQQNQNNLFDRQRLLGGGVQMAAVPPNPQPPMQRQQQQQPQQRLDNARLGGPDEQYFANRRAILQQNQQQQVNNIYNNNINGSHNNNLQPRRGRLGNLHANAAEECNQNRPSCSNAAPTVRSPSPSPSTSSSASASSSSSSRTNGTAPPRNGNEVIAGGNNSNDIEAANRLQRNLALRCRDNEPLLPKRFDELYEDPFRMAAFNVQSRPRSVSKDHNERIRRMEEKMNALRNSRRSAMVGEPKAIKEPSPKRIKRNVLSLFVCDLSAAMDKDDPHLQWVEYKNYGVIPGAPERLILSTMVAGHGELILFGGVHKETLGEITHQVSNSVHFLSAPREII, from the exons ATGGAAGGTGTTGCAAATGAAGTGGCGGCTTCAACTGAATCGCGAATGCCAGCAATAAAAAGTGACGTAGTCAAGGATGTGTATTTAGTCACCAAGGACACCTTCATTGGCGAACATAAAGTGCAGAGGGATAACAATGATTCAATGACAGAATTTAATGCCACTCGTGACGAAATACGTGCTGTCCAACTGGACGCTTTACCTGATGAGATATTAGAGTTCATACTTACCTATTTACCACCTTATAGAGATTTGGAAAGCTGTAGACTAGTTTGTAAACGTTGGAATTCGGTAGTAAAAA ATTTAATTCGGCGTTCGAAATTAAACTTACATAAAGGATTAATTGATTATCGATTAAGATGGGAAATATTTTCACAGCAGACCGCTGCGAATGTAGCAGAATGTAAAAATGTAACAACAAATTTAGCAACACCTCCCAGTCCACCACCAGTTATCGCTGGACGATTTTCTCATTCAGCTGTAAGACATGGAAATTCGATGTATGTTTTTGGTGGGGGTTCATCCTCTGATACTACGTTCAATGACTTGTGGCGCTTCGACTTATCCGAAATGAGTTGGGAGCGACCATTGTCAATGGGTTCCTATCCGTCACCAAAAGGAAGTGCTTCTATTGTCTGCTGGGGAGATCAACTGGTATTATTTGGAGGATGGCGATACCCATCACTGCATCCACCATATCAACCATGGTGCCTGTTCGACGAACTCCATTTCTATGACTTGAACAGTAATCGCTGGACATTACGTATTACTTTGCCAAGTCCCCCTCCTATGGCTGGACACTCAGCTAGTGTGCATGGCGATCGTATGGTTATATTTGGTGGATATCAAATCGCAGACGGTGTGAATAGTAACTCAAATGAAACATGGTGCTTAAATCTTAAAGAGTTGAAGTGGTGGCAACCACGATTTATGGGTAATACGAAACCTCCTCCGCGGTATGGGCAATTTCAATTGGTATTGGACGAGCATCACCTGTTGATAGTGGGGGGCTGTGGTGGCCCCAATAGTGTATACTCGGATGCTTGGCTCTTGGATAtgtcgcaagatttatggtcttggCATGCAATACCAATACGTAATAAAAAATACGGTGCGACACATATGTGGTGTAATCCTGCATGTAAGATTGGCTCTAAATTGGTTGTGCTTGGCCCCACGCCAAATATGCCACAAGACTTTCAAATGATGAAGCAGATGCGAGTGCCTGTTAGGCTATATCGACGTCCAGGTGGAGCACAAGCAGATGATGGCATAGGCGCTGCAGCTGCCGAAATGCCTGCACCACGCTATGgtgcagtacaacaacaaaatcaaaataatctctTTGATAGACAGCGACTTTTGGGCGGTGGCGTGCAAATGGCTGCAGTTCCGCCAAATCCTCAACCACCTAtgcaaagacaacaacaacaacaaccacagcagcGACTTGACAATGCTCGTTTAGGCGGACCCGATGAACAATATTTTGCCAATCGACGTGCAATactacaacaaaatcaacagcaacaagttaataatatatataataacaatattaatggTAGCCATAACAACAATCTTCAACCAAGACGTGGTCGTCTCGGTAACTTGCATGCAAATGCTGCAGAGGAGTGTAACCAAAACCGTCCATCTTGTTCAAATGCTGCTCCTACTGTACGCTCGCCGTCGCCGTCGCCGTCAACGTCATCATCAGCGTCAGCGTCAAGCTCATCCAGTTCTCGTACAAATGGTACTGCGCCGCCACGTAACGGTAATGAAGTTATTGCCGGCGGTAACAACTCTAACGATATTGAAGCTGCGAACCGTTTGCAGCGAAATTTAGCATTACGTTGTAGGGACAACGAACCGTTATTGCCCAAACGTTTCGACGAATTGTATGAA GACCCATTTCGTATGGCAGCGTTTAATGTGCAAAGCCGTCCTCGTAGCGTTTCAAAGGATCATAATGAACGTATACGTCGAATGGAGGAAAAGATGAATGCTTTAAGAAATTCAAGGCGTAGCGCAATGGTGGGAGAACCTAAAGCCATCAAAGAGCCATCTCCTAAGCGTATTAAACGGAACGTGCTATCCTTATTCGTATGTGATCTCTCGGCAGCAATGGATAAAGATGATCCTCACTTACAATGGGTGGAGTACAAGAATTATGGTGTTATACCTGGAGCTCCGGAAAGATTGATACTCTCTACTATGGTTGCGGGACACGGTGAATTGATATTATTCGGAGGTGTACATAAAGAAACTCTTGGTGAGATAACGCATCAAGTTTCGAACTCGGTCCATTTCCTAAGCGCGCCGCGCGAAATAATTTAA
- the LOC105210988 gene encoding protein lin-37 homolog, whose product MKTPPQRRKGHNDIQQARGRFRNVLNDTMADSDDDDENASEEDLPHRGRPPKHLANTMQREIQSPRSSRHNSLSPGKYITPTKRRKREEQPTDDKSAAQPTQKIQAESFVMKLFDRSLDLSKYTEQTALYPICRAWMSNQPRNPNIRSYRDRRSPSPVERKSNAAEMLEQLQRGDIRNVTSMPAPKRTDAPKIPVLDRDISSTKEIDEVVFGSNTLNKNELLSDHLIKWRNLKSSWLKQTGSYQKRYELNHLILQQLFKP is encoded by the coding sequence ATGAAGACTCCGCCACAACGTAGAAAAGGCCACAATGATATTCAACAAGCCCGCGGACGTTTTAGGAATGTACTAAATGATACTATGGCCGATtcagatgatgatgatgagaaCGCTAGTGAGGAAGATTTACCACATCGTGGACGTCCACCCAAACATTTAGCTAATACAATGCAACGTGAAATCCAGTCACCACGTAGTTCTCGTCATAACAGCCTCTCACCTGGCAAATACATTACACCAACTAAACGACGTAAGCGTGAGGAGCAACCAACTGACGATAAGTCAGCGGCACAACcaacacaaaaaatacaagCAGAGAGTTTTgttatgaaattatttgatcGTAGCCTTGATCTTTCCAAGTATACGGAACAAACAGCATTATATCCGATTTGTCGTGCGTGGATGTCTAATCAACCACGTAATCCAAATATTCGCAGTTATCGAGATAGGAGATCACCCTCGCCAGTCGAAAGGAAAAGTAATGCCGCTGAGATGCTTGAACAGTTGCAAAGAGGTGATATACGAAATGTAACGTCAATGCCGGCACCCAAACGCACTGATGCCCCAAAAATACCGGTACTGGATCGTGATATTTCGAGTACAAAAGAAATTGATGAAGTTGTTTTTGGCAGTAATACGTTGAACAAGAATGAACTACTCTCGGATCATTTGATTAAGTGGAGAAATCTCAAATCAAGTTGGCTAAAACAGACTGGTAGTTACCAGAAACGTTACGAACTCAACCATTTAATCTTACAACAACTCTTCAAGCCCTAA